From Harpia harpyja isolate bHarHar1 chromosome 21, bHarHar1 primary haplotype, whole genome shotgun sequence, one genomic window encodes:
- the ANKS4B gene encoding ankyrin repeat and SAM domain-containing protein 4B, translated as MSSRYHKAAADGNLDLLKEATRKDLNTSDEDGMTPTLLAAYHGYLEALEVICRRGGDPDKCDIWGNTPLHHAACNGHIHCVSFLINFGANIFALDNDLRTPLEVAASRDHNECVRILDKAATEQNMLNPKKVSKLKAQAQRNVEKQIKECEKRQEKHQHEMNRNYMKEKVGTVYSSRGTHSRVKLPSLFASNTTSSFSKNLKDTLKLKAKKTADSARSQKTQSNDQDDGMGRRTVMHLFDEKEEDDLLNDLGEKNFSDHDSQLSIFKRPGLGKIVFGRNLAADVNPGTVSSEKEGISFNMSSELFQYKNAENGREDDAENGAGIPWHEEEVIWDDEEAENTPLEVFLASQMLDEFFPVFMREKIDLDALMLCSDEDLQSIQMELGPRKKVLNAMNKRKQALKNPGKTVDTCL; from the exons ATGTCGAGCAGGTATCACAAAGCAGCGGCCGATGGCAACTTGGACCTCTTGAAAGAAGCCACTAGAAAAGACCTCAATACTTCAGATGAAGATGGGATGACCCCTACCCTTCTAGCAGCATACCATGGCTATCTAGAAGCTCTGGAAGTCATATGCCGGAGGGG AGGTGATCCGGACAAATGTGACATCTGGGGGAACACACCTCTCCACCATGCCGCTTGCAATGGTCACAtccactgtgtttcttttttgatCAACTTTGGTGCCAATATATTTGCTCTGGACAATGACCTCCGCACTCCCCTGGAGGTGGCTGCCAGCAGAGACCACAATGAATGCGTCAGAATCCTGGACAAAGCTGCCACCGAGCAGAACATGCTGAACCCAAAGAAGGTCTCCAAACTCAAAGCGCAGGCCCAGAGGAATGTGGAGAAACAAATCAAGGAATGTGAGAAGCGCCAAGAGAAACACCAGCATGAAATGAACCGGAATTATATGAAAGAAAAGGTTGGCACAGTATATTCTTCCAGAGGGACACACTCCAGAGTAAAGTTGCCTAGTCTCTTTGCTTCAAATACAACAAGTTCCTTCTCCAAAAATCTGAAAGATACCTtaaaactgaaggcaaaaaaGACAGCTGACAGCGCAAGAAGCCAGAAAACACAAAGCAATGACCAAGACGATGGTATGGGTAGGAGAACTGTGATGCATTTGTTCGATGAGAAAGAGGAAGATGACTTACTGAATGACCTCGGAGAGAAAAACTTTTCTGATCATGACAGTCAGCTCTCCATTTTTAAGCGGCCAGGTCTTGGCAAGATTGTATTTGGAAGGAATTTGGCTGCAGATGTAAATCCTGGAACTGTGTCTTCTGAGAAAGAAGGTATAAGTTTTAATATGTCCAGTGAGCTCTTTCAGTACAAAAATGCCGAGAACGGCAGGGAAGATGATGCTGAAAATGGTGCTGGTATCCCTTGGCATGAGGAAGAAGTCATTTGGGATGATGAGGAAGCAGAGAACACACCCCTTGAGGTATTTCTGGCATCACAGATGCTGGATGAGTTTTTTCCAGTCTTCATGAGGGAAAAAATTGATTTAGATGCCCTGATGCTATGTTCTGATGAAGATCTACAGAGCATTCAGATGGAGCTTGGGCcaagaaaaaaagtcctgaatgccatgaataaaagaaaacaagcactCAAGAACCCTGGAAAGACTGTAGATACTTGCTTATAA